From the Roseofilum casamattae BLCC-M143 genome, the window ATATTCCGCAAGTGGTGATGTATCGCCTCAGTCCCTTCACTGCTTGGATTGCGCGCCATATTCTCAAGCTCTCCCTACCTTATGTTGCCCCGCCCAATTTAGTCGAGATGAAACCCATTGTCCCCGAATTTCTCCAGGACGATGCCATTCCGGACAAGGTTGCAGCCACAGCTTTAGAGTTATTGGTGAATCCACAGCCGCGAGCCAAAATGCTGCAAGGCTATCGTGACATGCGCCAAGCTTTAGGAGACGGAGGCGTTTGCGATCGCGCGGCCAAAGCCATTTTCCAATTCTTAGACTCCCATCGATCTGCAAAGATTCCGGTCAATGTTGACTCAAAATAATCCGATCGCGCCCTTGGTTTTTAGCTTGATACAAACAAGTATCCGCGATCGCAATTAAGCCTTCCGGAGATTGAGAAATACAAGGAATGGTATAAGCAACTCCCAAGCTTAAGGTCACCCAAGAGGATACGGGAGATTGGGCATGAGGCAGTTGACTATCTCTCACCCCTTGATGAATGCGCTCGGCAACTTGCAGAGCGCCCACTCTATCGGTATAGGGCAACAAAACTACGAACTCCTCGCCCCCATAGCGCGCCACGAGATCGCGACTTTGCCGCACTGATAGTGACAAGATCTCAGCAATTTGACGCAAGCATTTATCTCCAGCTAAATGTCCGTATTCGTCATTGTAGTTTTTAAAGTGGTCCACATCCGCTAAAATCAGCGCAAGAGGTTCGGACTCCCGTGCCAGTTTCGACCATTCCTCGCGAAAGATGCGATCGAAGTGGCCTCGGTTAGCTACCTCAGTTAAGCCATCGAGCATCGCCAAACGACTTAGCTCCCGGTTCGCTCGGCGCAACTCAAACTCCGCTTGTTTGCGTTGGATTAAAAACGCAAGTTGGTTGGCAACCGCCTGCACCAGAGTTAGCGATCGCGACTGAGGAACATAATGAGATTGTCGTAAAAAAACAAGCACTGCCAACACCTCCTTTTCCCAGCAAATAGGAACTCCAAGAGCGCCCTTCAAACCCACATTCCTCGCATGGGGCATCCGCAGAAACAGTTGTTCGCTCGCTCCCGAAACATTCTCAATCCATTCCGGTTCCTGAGTTGCCCAAACCCGCCCGGGCAAACCTTGACGAAACTCAAACGTCAGCGCGGTACTCTGTTCTCGAAAGGCAATAAATTCGGCAGAACGGCCGTACCATCCGCGACTCAGACACAGATGAGTTCCTCCTTCAACGGGCATCCAAGCCTCGCCAAAATCCCAATCAATGGTCTGGCAAATTTTGCCGAGAATCACCTGAAACGCGGAATCGACATCCACGGCTTCGCTCAATGCTTCTGTCGTATCGAGGAGTAACTGCAATTGCG encodes:
- a CDS encoding diguanylate cyclase, coding for MVDDTSGNRSLLARILVREGYAVKMAATGTEALRYFPSSSIDLVLLDVMMPDMDGYQVCQELKAIDSAVDIPVLFISAMDGTTDKAKGFEAGAADYISKPFEPVEVVLRIEHQLKLCRYQQKLEEQNAQLQLLLDTTEALSEAVDVDSAFQVILGKICQTIDWDFGEAWMPVEGGTHLCLSRGWYGRSAEFIAFREQSTALTFEFRQGLPGRVWATQEPEWIENVSGASEQLFLRMPHARNVGLKGALGVPICWEKEVLAVLVFLRQSHYVPQSRSLTLVQAVANQLAFLIQRKQAEFELRRANRELSRLAMLDGLTEVANRGHFDRIFREEWSKLARESEPLALILADVDHFKNYNDEYGHLAGDKCLRQIAEILSLSVRQSRDLVARYGGEEFVVLLPYTDRVGALQVAERIHQGVRDSQLPHAQSPVSSWVTLSLGVAYTIPCISQSPEGLIAIADTCLYQAKNQGRDRIILSQH